Proteins encoded by one window of Primulina huaijiensis isolate GDHJ02 chromosome 1, ASM1229523v2, whole genome shotgun sequence:
- the LOC140982249 gene encoding uncharacterized protein — protein sequence MAVIEEEPAVESSSKSQSKSPAVASGYESDGYETASETELYDAVPESENCPDNKNTDSLTNVNDNDVEVSRVKDEEQHETSDCVESEVSEKVLAESNDAKLEGNSLFKAGQYEDALAKYEFAIQIVQDVLSSTEIRSICHANRAACFSKLGNHEETIKECTKALELNPTYMKALLRRGEAHEKLEHYEESIADMTKVLELDQSNDQARRTIIRLKPLAEEKREKMKEEMIGKLKEMGNSILGRFGMSVDNFKAVKDPNTGSYSVSFQK from the exons ATGGCTGTGATTGAAGAAGAACCAGCCGTTGAAAGCAgttccaaatctcaatcaaaatCACCGGCGGTGGCTTCGGGATACGAGTCCGATGGGTACGAGACCGCCAGTGAAACCGAGCTGTACGACGCCGTTCCAGAATCAGAAAATTGTCCGGATAACAAGAATACTGATAGTTTAACGAATGTTAACGACAACGATGTTGAGGTTAGCCGTGTCAAGGACGAAGAACAGCATGAAACGTCTGACTGCGTCGAGAGTGAAGTCAGTGAG AAAGTCTTAGCGGAATCAAATGACGCCAAACTGGAGGGTAATTCCTTATTTAAAGCTGGACAGTATGAAGATGCACTAGCAAAATATGAATTTGCAATACAAATTGTCCAAGATGTGCTTTCGTCTACTGAAATACGATCGATATGCCATGCAAATAGAGCTGCTTGTTTCTCCAAATTG GGAAATCATGAAGAGACAATTAAGGAGTGTACAAAGGCATTAGAGCTGAATCCCACCTACATGAAAGCTTTATTAAGAAGAGGGGAGGCACATGAGAAGCTTGAACATTATGAAGAGTCAATTGCTG ACATGACAAAAGTCTTGGAATTGGATCAGTCGAATGATCAAGCTAGGCGAACCATTATCCGTCTGAAGCCATTAGCAGAAGAAAAACGTGAAAAAATGAAGGAAGAGATGATTG GGAAGTTGAAAGAAATGGGAAATTCTATTTTGGGTCGTTTTGGCATGAGCGTTGACAATTTTAAAGCTGTCAAAGATCCGAATACTGGTTCCTATTCTGTTTCATTTCAGAAAtag